The genomic window AATCTATCAAGACTATGCGCTGATCATCCACACAGCGCAGTAGGTTTAGGGGTTTAATATCTCGATGAATGACTTGATTTTGATAAAGATATTGTAAAACTGGCAGTAATTCCCGCAAAAACTGTTTTACTTCAGCTTCTGTTTTCGTACCATTGCATCTGACTTCCCGTGCTAAAGTCGAACCCTGGATGTATTCTTGTACCAAATACAGTTCCCCGTCGCCTTCAAAATAGTCTAGCAACATGGGAATTTGCGAATGGCTACCGAGTTTAGCTAAGATTTTAGCCTCTTGTCCAAAACGCTGACACGCATTTTGCCAACTTTTAGTGCTAGTAGCCTTGGGACAAAGTTGTTTAATCACACATAGGGGATTTCCGGGTAATACCGCATCTTGTGCGAGAAAAGTGATACCAAAACCACCCCTACCTAAAATGCGTAAGATTTCATAGCGATCGCGGAATAATTGCTTAGAACCACACATTTGAGCCAGCAGATTTTGCTCTAAGCTGTACTCACGAAGATTTGTGATGTTCCCAGAAAAACGATTCATAGATCAAATAATGGCTGCTTGGTAATGTTCTTAATCTAACCACATTTTTTTATCTATGCTAGTAGCATTACTGGTTCTTTGCAAAATCATAATTTTCTCTACACACTAACTACCAATTCACTATCGAAAGTTTATTATTTTTTTATCAATTTATCGTGATGCTCTCATGAATGCTTGAAATTTCGGGAGTTTGGTGATTTTGATCACACCATTTCTTGAGCATTCAATATCCCAGTATTTTCACTTGTTCCAGAAACTGAAGAACCCCGGCTTCTCAAAGAAGCCAGGGTTCTAAATTATGAGGCTGTCAAAAAATCAATTTTGATTTAACACTTAACTAAAGAGTTAAAGATTGAGCATTAGTCTCAATTAACTTAGCTAAGTCTTGTAAAAACGCCGCCGCATCAGCACCATAAATAATGCGGTGGTCAGAAGTAATATTGACCTGCATTTGTTGACGCACACCAAACAAACCATCTGGGGTAGCTACAACTTGGGGACGAGATGCACCGATCGCTAAAATTGAACCTTGTCCGGGGGGTAAAATGGCATCAAATGTATCTACGCCATACATTCCCAGGTTAGACAGGGTGAAAGTACCACTGTTATATTCATCAGGTTGTAGTTGTTTGGCTCTAGCGCGTTCTACTAGAGACTTCCAGTTGCGTGAAAGGGAATAAATATCTACTTGGTCAGCATTTTTTAATACGGGTGTAATTAAACCGCCATCATCCATCGCCACAGCTACGGCAATATTGATGTCGCCATGATAAACCACACCTTGATCGGAATAGCTAGCATTTAAAAGTGGGTGTTTTTGTAATGTCACCGCTACTGCTTTCGCCAGTAACGCTGTCATTGTTACGCCTTTAGATTTAATTTGTTTGTAAAGTTTGTCTAACCCATCAGTGGTGATTGTGTAACTAACCCGGAATTCTGGGACAGCTAGGCTAGCTACCATATTCCGAACCACGGCATTTTGCAGAGCATTGAATGGTGCTATTTGACCAGGAACTGCTGCTACTGGTGCAGGTGCGGGTGCTGCTGTCCGTGGTGCTGGTGGTGCAACTGGGGTGATGCTTGGTGCAGGAGTTGTGGGAGCAGCAGGTGCAGTAATTTTACCCACGACAGATTCTACATCCTCGGCGACAATCCGACCGTAAGGGCCACTACCTTTGAGGGTGGTTAAATCCACTTTCAGTTCTTTGGCTAACTTCCGCGCTCTTGGTGACGCAACAAGTCTACCTTCCTTGTGGTTAGACCCGTTTTGAGATGCTACAGTTGGTGTTCCTACTGAGGCTGTAGCTGCAACTAGTTCAGGCGTAGCGGTAGGAGTAGCTGCTGCACCGCCGGCATTTCCCATAGATTTGGCGGCTTCGATTTCGGCTTCAGTTTCTGCAACATAAGCGATCGCAGCTCCTACAGGCGCACTGTCACCAGCTTGGACTACGATATGTGCGAGATACCCTTCATAGAAGGTTTCTACATCCATATCTGCCTTATCTGACTCAACAACCACCACTGTTTCGCCTTTTTCCACTTTATCCCCCGGCGATTTTACCCAGGAGACAATTTTGCCTTCGGTCATAGTGGAACTCAACGCCGGCATGAATACTTCGTGAATGCTCATATGGTGGTTCTAGAATCGATGGGTTTATGGACTTTAACAGCTTTTGCCAGATCGAATTGTATCTTGGCTGGAGAGTTTTATGTTTGAGATTTTCTATTTTAAATCGGGAATTGGGAATTGGGAATTGACTGAAAATCTTCCCTGTCACCTGTCACCCGTCCCCTGTCACCTGTCCCCTGTCACCTGTCACCTGTCACCTGTCCCCTGTCCCCTATCCCCTATCCCCTCGGAACATCCAGGCAACATTGAAGTCTATGCTTCCATGCTAATAATCAATTGTTGGTGCTGGTTATCAGTCCGTAGCATGAGTTTTTCACAATTTCCCTACAATTTTTATATATTTTTGTATCACTCATCACAAATTATCAGAAATTAGGAGCTTTCTCAAGGAAGATGATAGGGAATAGTTAGTGGTGAAACATCAATTGAAAATCCCAACTTGACCATTAGTTTTTTTTGAAATGCGTGTTTAGTTTTATGTCAGTAAAACTGAAGTTCTTTTTGATTTTGATATTTAGTATCTTTGCTGCTGCTGGTGCTGGTGTTTATATGATTCAGCACCAAACAGCAATGCCAATTGTGGATAATATCAATGCTCAACCACAGCCATTGTCAGATGTACAACATTCTCAAGAGATTGTGGAAGATTCGGAACGCGCTCAATATCAAATTATACCTTTAGAAAATATCAATTCCCCTTTACAAGGTAGCGATCCGACAAAGCTGGCTGTGAATTTCTTGGATGATTTTATACCCACAAAGGGTAAACGCAAGGTAGAAGTTGTCTATCCACAACCGAATCAAGCTTTAGTGACAGTGATCCAAACACCGTCTCAAGACGATTCGGCTGAGTCTATAAGATATCGATTGGAGATGAATAGCTTTGGGCGATCGCTCTTATCAAGTTCACCGCCAATCTGGCAAATTGTTTGGGTAGGTTCTCAAATTCAATGTCAAGGTGAGTGCTGAGTGGTGAGTGGTGAGTGGTGAGTGGTGAGTGGTGAGTGGTGAGTGGTGAGTGGTGAGTGTGGTGTGTGGTGTGTGGAGTGCTATTAGCGGTAGCGGGGCGTGAGCAACGTCCTGAGTTAAAAGACCGCCCACTAGGGGCGGGGTATCACAAATTTAATTTGAGAATTCGTAACTTTAATTAAAGATCGCCACGAATGTCTTCGACAACTCCATCACGGAGAACGATTTCAACTTGCATTTTGCTAATTAAGTTATCGCCCCGTTCAACACGGAAAAAGCCTTCCATTTGAAATTGATTCACTTCTTGATCCAACTCCAGCAACTGTACTTGCTGGAGATTTTGGAGCATTTGGTTTTTCTGTTCTAGGAATTCGGTTTTCTTTTGATTGATTTGCTGTTGGATATTATCAATTTGTTGGAGGGTTTGGGGGCCGGGTGGCTGGAGACTTTGCTTTTGAATGGCGGAAATCGCTCTTTGTCCTTCAACGTCCAACTGTTGCAATTGCTGATCAAGTTGGTTGATCTGCGCTTGCAGTTGTTGTTGCACTTCCTCTTTCCAGAGGGGGGTGACAATGACTTTGACGTTAACGACGCGCTTTAACAGCAAATTCGGGTTGGAGAAATCTGTCATAAAAGTTTCACGTTCACTCTTGTATTTTGCAGTCTGGAATTATTAGGCAAACATGGCGGCAATCATATCGTGGTAGCGTTCCATGAC from Nostoc sp. UHCC 0870 includes these protein-coding regions:
- a CDS encoding serine/threonine-protein kinase, which produces MNRFSGNITNLREYSLEQNLLAQMCGSKQLFRDRYEILRILGRGGFGITFLAQDAVLPGNPLCVIKQLCPKATSTKSWQNACQRFGQEAKILAKLGSHSQIPMLLDYFEGDGELYLVQEYIQGSTLAREVRCNGTKTEAEVKQFLRELLPVLQYLYQNQVIHRDIKPLNLLRCVDDQRIVLIDFGAVKENLVDVGNDAHNTTINTNFVGTMGFAPPEQFSLRPVYASDIYALGMTCVYLLTGKAPLEMDNDSQTGEICWYKYVTVSDSFAHILNKMLKFSLNERFQKPSDVTRALRVESDIPNLSNCLTTQPIKNKLTEKIAPSQEYIPPVARTAIAIREWKAKLKTKQSQRPLY
- a CDS encoding YlqD family protein, with the protein product MTDFSNPNLLLKRVVNVKVIVTPLWKEEVQQQLQAQINQLDQQLQQLDVEGQRAISAIQKQSLQPPGPQTLQQIDNIQQQINQKKTEFLEQKNQMLQNLQQVQLLELDQEVNQFQMEGFFRVERGDNLISKMQVEIVLRDGVVEDIRGDL
- a CDS encoding dihydrolipoamide acetyltransferase family protein, which produces MSIHEVFMPALSSTMTEGKIVSWVKSPGDKVEKGETVVVVESDKADMDVETFYEGYLAHIVVQAGDSAPVGAAIAYVAETEAEIEAAKSMGNAGGAAATPTATPELVAATASVGTPTVASQNGSNHKEGRLVASPRARKLAKELKVDLTTLKGSGPYGRIVAEDVESVVGKITAPAAPTTPAPSITPVAPPAPRTAAPAPAPVAAVPGQIAPFNALQNAVVRNMVASLAVPEFRVSYTITTDGLDKLYKQIKSKGVTMTALLAKAVAVTLQKHPLLNASYSDQGVVYHGDINIAVAVAMDDGGLITPVLKNADQVDIYSLSRNWKSLVERARAKQLQPDEYNSGTFTLSNLGMYGVDTFDAILPPGQGSILAIGASRPQVVATPDGLFGVRQQMQVNITSDHRIIYGADAAAFLQDLAKLIETNAQSLTL